GAGAAAATCTCGTAAGATCGCGGGCATGATTTGCTCTGGATCGTTAGTCGGCGTCCGATTCGTTAGCGCCAGTAGCACGATCCCCATCGTCATCGCCCAGCGCGGCGCTAGGAAGAACGGCCACGCCGCCGCGAGCTTGCACGCATCGCGCGGCGAGCGAGCGGCAAGGTAGCGCTGAAAGTCGTATATCTGCGCGGGGCCGCCGGCGTTCGTCAGAAATCCTTTGCCGACCCAGGCGATGACGAACCAACCGAAAGGAGCGAGGTCGGGGCGTTCCGCGAGCCGCCAGCCCGTGAGCCGCCACATCGGCGTCAGGTCGGCGAAGTCAGTCGGCACGCGCTCGGCCATGAGCTGCGGCGTCGCATGCATGTAAGCGATGACCGCGATGATAAGCGCCGAAGTCGTTAGAACGAGCGCTTGCACCACGTCCGTCGCGACGACGCTGTAGAGGCCGCCGGCAATCACGTAGGCGGCAGTGACGCCGAGCACAGCCAGCGAGACGAAAACCGACGGTGAGATGCCGACGATCGATTCGAGATAACTCCAAGTCGCGGGCGCGATCTCTTCCTTAAAAAAGTAATCGGAGAACTTAATCATTCCCTGCAGGGCGTAAGCGACGGAGCCGGCGGTGAACAGCACGGCGACGGAAGCGTAGGCGTACCGCGCCGCTCGCCCCGCGGCGTCGTCGCCAAAGCGAGTGATCATCCATTCGGCGCCGGTAGTCGCAGCCGACCTGCGCACCCACTTGGCCATGTACGCCAACCCGAACGCCGGCAGCGCCACGCCCCACATCCATTGCTGCCACCACGCCTGAACGCCGAGCGTGTAGAGCACGCTGACGATCCACATCGTCCCCGTCAAATCGAAGTTTGAAATGGCGCCGCTCAGCGCGAGTAACGGCCAAGAAATCCGCCGCTCTCCCAGAAAGTGCGCCTCCAACGTCGCCGCCGTTCGACGACGCTGCCATACCCCGACGCCGACGATGACGACGAAGTAGAGAGCGACGGCGATCCCATCCAGGGGAGTCATGGCGAACCGATGAGTGTGGCGAAGCAGCGAATCGGTGACGAGCGTTCTGAACAAAATCGGCGGCGGCAAGCGAGCCGCGAGTTTTGTCTATCGAGAAGTTGCGACAATCAGAAGAAGGATGCAGGAGCGTTGGGGCCAATGAAGTCGAGCTTAGCCGGTAGTCGACGCGCGAATAGCCAACTCACAGTCGATGATCACCTGACGACGGACGTTCCCGATGCTCTCGACTTGCGGCAACACGGCTTCGAAGGCAGCCTCGGCGAATGGCCGAGCAGGTAGCCGTACGCTGGTAAGCGGCACAGGCAGAAAACTCGCAATTGGATCGTCGTCGAAACCGGCGAGCTTGATATCGTGGCCAATCTTGACTCCCAATGCAGTCAGATGCCGGCCCAGCATCGCCGCGAAGCGGTCCGATTTGCAGACAATGCCGTCAGGACGCCCCAGCTTCAACAGCTGTTTGCAAAAGGCCTCCGTCGGGCTGTCGGTCGACCAGATCAGGTCGGGCGACACGGCGAGACCGTGGTTCTGCAGCGATTCGCTGTATCCCGCCAAGCGATCTTGCACAGCCGTCGATACTTCGGGAATGCCGACGAACGCCACTCGCTTGCACCCGACCTCCAGGAGGTGGTTGGTGACAAGCGTCCCGCCGCGGCGGTTGTCGTAACCAATCCGGACGAACTCGCTGCGCTGCGGGTACGACACGATATCGCGATCAACGAGCACAACGTTGATGCCAGCCTCGCGCAAGCGGTCGACGACGATGCGGTTGCAATCCATATCCTCCTGCGGCAATTCGGCCGGGTAGTAAAGACAACCGGCAATCTTTCTCGCGACCAGCGCATCGGCCGCCAGACGCATCGACTCTCGAATGGTTCTCCCGTTGGCTGGCAGACACTGGACGTGCAGCGTCGCCTGGTGACCGCTAGCGATGTCTGCCAAGTGGCGTTGAATGAGGCCCTCGACGTAACCGAGTTCCGACGATTCCCGCACGAAGAGCGAACAAAAAGCGATCGACCTCAACGATGGCAACGGGATATCGACGGCGTAGGTACCGGAACCCTGGCGGCGTTGCACGAGCCCCGCGCTGGCCAAATCCCGCAGCGCGCGAATCGCCGTCGTCCTCGACGTTCCGTATTTCTTCGAAAGCTGCGACTCCGTTGGCAGACGATCGCCCGGAGCGATCACGCCAGCGCGAAGCGAGCTCTCCAACTCATCGAAAATGTAGCGATGCATCGGTTTACGAGCTTCCTGCCTCGATAGGTCGGCAGGGGAGGACGCTGGTCGTGAAGGAGAAGACATAGGCCAAGCCTGCTGGGAACTTGCGATGAGCGGGCGCGTCGACTGGCGAATGACATCACTAGCCGACGCTGTCCGCGATGCTAGTTGATACATCAACTTTTGTCAAATAAACACTATGAATTATTGACTCACGAGGCTCGTGTTCTTAATTTAGCCCTCACGAGTCGTAATTTCCGGCAAGGCAATGATCTTTTCCAAACGCCTTTGCGTCTCGGCAGCTTGCCAAAAGTTGTTGCATCATCTTTTCCCTTCGAAGTCGATCTCACTCGCCAGCCCCCGCGCAGGCAATTGTTCGCCCTTCTACCTCTCAAACCATTCGTAGATCGCTCGCATCGCCGAGCGGAAAAGGAGCGTTTCGTGAAACGTCGCGGATTTACGTTGGTTGAGCTGCTCGTGGTCATCGCGATCATTGGCGTCCTAGTGGCGCTTCTGCTGCCAGCTGTCCAAGCCGCGCGGGAAGCAGCGCGCCGCTCACAATGCACGAACAATCTCAAACAGCTTGGCCTGGCGCTGTTAAACCACGAGTCGGCGAAGGGACGCTTCCCGCAAAACGAGCAAGTCGTCACGAAGTATTCGAATGGTCGCGAAGAGAAACGCGATCTGGCCTCGCATCTCGTCATGATGGCGCCCTACATCGAAGCCGCCAACCTGACGAACTC
This sequence is a window from Lacipirellula parvula. Protein-coding genes within it:
- a CDS encoding sodium:solute symporter family transporter — its product is MTPLDGIAVALYFVVIVGVGVWQRRRTAATLEAHFLGERRISWPLLALSGAISNFDLTGTMWIVSVLYTLGVQAWWQQWMWGVALPAFGLAYMAKWVRRSAATTGAEWMITRFGDDAAGRAARYAYASVAVLFTAGSVAYALQGMIKFSDYFFKEEIAPATWSYLESIVGISPSVFVSLAVLGVTAAYVIAGGLYSVVATDVVQALVLTTSALIIAVIAYMHATPQLMAERVPTDFADLTPMWRLTGWRLAERPDLAPFGWFVIAWVGKGFLTNAGGPAQIYDFQRYLAARSPRDACKLAAAWPFFLAPRWAMTMGIVLLALTNRTPTNDPEQIMPAILRDFLPAGVRGFVLAGLVAAFMTTLAATINSGAAYLAMDLYIPLVRSATSRTPMLAVSGAATLAIVVLGAVAGVYSSSIDVIWNWLQMSFVSGLVIPNCLRWYWWRLNGWGYAAGVLTGSISSLLWLLAPSPGDYYAFLGIAACTAIASVVASLLTAATPRVVLVSFYETVRPFGFWRPIARESRKSHLGLCTAEPGVALTLFNLFVGICGVTALYLLPMYLVGRWHVEAVTCGVVFVVVICVLRYSWWPMLPADTPLTASEHRV
- a CDS encoding GntR family transcriptional regulator — protein: MHRYIFDELESSLRAGVIAPGDRLPTESQLSKKYGTSRTTAIRALRDLASAGLVQRRQGSGTYAVDIPLPSLRSIAFCSLFVRESSELGYVEGLIQRHLADIASGHQATLHVQCLPANGRTIRESMRLAADALVARKIAGCLYYPAELPQEDMDCNRIVVDRLREAGINVVLVDRDIVSYPQRSEFVRIGYDNRRGGTLVTNHLLEVGCKRVAFVGIPEVSTAVQDRLAGYSESLQNHGLAVSPDLIWSTDSPTEAFCKQLLKLGRPDGIVCKSDRFAAMLGRHLTALGVKIGHDIKLAGFDDDPIASFLPVPLTSVRLPARPFAEAAFEAVLPQVESIGNVRRQVIIDCELAIRASTTG